Genomic DNA from Dioscorea cayenensis subsp. rotundata cultivar TDr96_F1 chromosome 1, TDr96_F1_v2_PseudoChromosome.rev07_lg8_w22 25.fasta, whole genome shotgun sequence:
GTGGAGTGACAAACATAGCGAGACGGTTTaatagtttttatcattttttattccatttattatattaaaaaattttaaaataacaaatatttagtcaaatgtaaaaaatatcCAAGCAAATGTAATAGCTCACTAAACGAAATCAACCATACACCTGTAATTTAGTCACCAATAAGTACTACTGTTAAATTGTGACTCTACAAgctataatttttataaaaaaataatacataaaacataaacaataaatttcacAGTTTTTCTTCCACCCTAAAAAATAATCCATGAAAAATGTAACTAAATAATCTTTCCGATTAAATTCCTTACTAATTGTCAGGTTGAagaagattattgttttaaaagcCCTATGGTATTTATTTCACTTGAgctctttgaaaaaaaaattaattatttgaatacaATTTTGTATTCCATGTATAATTTTGTAAATACCATACGACacattatttattgaaaataaacagCATACGCCACATTAAAATTTTCTTCcaaattatatatcaatttatgAAATGTGCCAAAgctttttttcccaatttattaaaagttgaGAATAAATTATTggttattttgtaatttatttagaattaaactaaaggaaaaaaatcaaactatatAAGAAAAAAGAGAGCTAAATAAATGACTAGGGTTTCAATCTAAAAAAGTGGGACATGATAACAAGCGACATCAAATTGTAAGAACTTGAAAAACTTCTCATGCatggtgtgaacaaaatttTATAGTCTGCCATTTAACTTTTTATTCAAGCCAAAAATATAAGCAAaggaatagtaaaaaaatttataactaaaaaaatgtcaataaaaattaaaattaagtttgATAAACCAATTAGTATGTATATAACATTCTTTTGCCTATTTTGCTTTAATTAGGTATACAAGTAGGATCAAGATAGCTATTGGTGCATTCTTGGAATCTCCTTCATCCATCAATTCCAACATCTGATCTAATATAGTTATCCAATTACAAGTGTACTCATAGGTGGATCCGTGTTTGAATACCTCCTCTCATCGATTGGTTTCTCCTCCAAATTAACTTCatgccttttgttttcttaattccTAGGCTTAGTAATCTTTAGTTGAACTTATTCTACACCAATTGTTAGCCAAGATATTGGAAGAaggattagtactagtattcaTATTGCCTAAGGGATACAACAACCACACTTACCACTTTCTTACTTATGAGACCCAACCACTTGTGGGCATGACCACTCGGTCGAAGCtcataaagtttttttatgcCATTCCTAAGGAACAAGATATTGCAAATATTAGTATTTAGTTACTTTAGCCatcatttcattttcttctttctttacttctttcatttattttccaTAATTGTTTaacttctcaattttttttatttttacgaCACACTTTAATGACTTGAGTAAATCACTCAGGATTTTTGATATGCAATCCCTTGCTATGCCACAAGTGAACGGATcatacaagtaataaagtgtgccCAATAggatcgggtagtcgaatccataaggACTAGAAAGCTcttagtactaattgatcttctagtATTTAACCGAAACAAAGGGTTGTGAAAAATGTCAATCTAAAGAACTAGAAAGAGGTAAAGGATGGACAGAGGGTGGAAATAAATAAGGAATTGAACTAGATAAGAGACACTAGAATGAAGCTGCACCCCAGACTACTTTTCTATGAGGAATGTGTATTAACTCCTTACTTTTACTATCAAGTACATCCTCTTAGACTGAAGGGTAAACCTTAATTTGGATGGTTCAACACCATATGCCCTATCTCTACGCGCGCACTCGATCCCAATCCTCAAAGTGTTCTCTAGCAAGCAATGATTGTAACTATGGTAATTACgcaaaatgaaattgaaaaacatgattAAACAAAGAAGAATCCAAGAAAACTCCAAAACCAAAGTAAAAGagtaaatcaaatacacaacaTCTCATGGTTCATAGATTAGGGGCACCGGAGAACGGTTTAGCCCTTCATGGGTACACATGgcatataaaagatagagaaaacaaATAAGTAAGAATCCATAAAACTCCCTTTTGCATCTCTAATCTTCCTAATCGTTCTCTAAGGACCTTTCCGCCGACTTAGCTCCACTCCAATCAGTGCTCTAGAATCTCTATTCTCCTCCCTTTCTAGATGGTGGTGAAGTTCATCTAGTAGCCGCTATTAAAAATCTAGAATAAGTCCCCTTGAAACCCCAACTTTGGGGATTAAAAAGGCAATTCTTGATacaagcacgaccatgcttagGCCATGCTTGTGGCCATGTACTTTACAGGTTGGCCAGCTCTAAAATCTTCCAGGCAATAATCTGCACGGGTATAAGAACACCCATGCTTGGGTTGTTCTTCCCTCTGCATGGCTGTGCTCGGAGCCTATGCccatgcttttcttcttcaaataaaaTCCTCAAGTCTTGAGATCTACACAGGGCTAAGTACACCTTCAACACGTCTGTGCTTTTCCTGAAGACATTTAGTTGAGTTCTTTTGATGCCGAATTTGAttccaaaactttttttttaccctAAGACTTGTTTATGTTTACCTATAAGAACATATACCCAAAGTAACATCAAGATATATGAATTTAATGCTAAAATCAAGCTAAAAACATAAAGGAGGTATGTAAAAtgtctatatgaaatgcactcatcaaatactcccacacttgaacatttgctTGTACTCAAGCAAACACACTCATCACATAAGTAAAGAAGATTAGAGCATGACCTATGATCTCATAATAATAGGAATTTCAAAAGCGTAGAGAGAACTAGTGGTCAGTGTGCATTCGAATGATCAAAAATAATAAGCTTTGCTCTTACCTCGtactctgtgtgtgtgtgaattacCCTATACTATGTGCCCCATGTATTGTTGGATTAACTTGCCTAATCACAAccttattttaaacaaaaaaactgtgggtagtagcttcatacaccataGAGGTAGCCATTTCTCTAGGTaagtcatcaaatgtacattaGTGATGTGCAAGATCCAACTACTCAAGAGCAGCTTTCACActtctaaggtgatagctctttctaccatcttttacAAACTAGTATGTACAAATCGCCGATAGGGCATCCAAAAGAATCCGACTTCTGAGGATTTATTCACTTTTAAGTTagcatttcttttttaatagaAGAGAAACAACACTAATGGTCAATAACCTAATGTCTTTCCTAAACACAAGTTGCTCCACAATTAGGGTAAAGTGATAAAGACTTAGGTTTCCAAAGCAAGAGTGAAACTAACACTTAATCTCAATAAAAATACACTAACTCACTCGTGTCCCCTAGACTTAGAAACTCCTATCCAAGATATCATAGATCGCCCTAAGTCATGCACCATCATAatgaatatacaaataaaacccTCCCCTTCTGTCATGTTCTTGTCCGGAGAAGAGTCCCGTAGTTTTTCTTGAAGTTTTCTGCAATATTTCATTCCAGTACTCTTAAATTCAAtccttataattttattttggtaaaaaaaataaaattaaaaattaaaaaaaactctaaaaccATTCCTACTATATAATCTACAAAAGTTAACCATCTATTTGTGAAAAGCTTATTTTCAGCTTTCTTATGGTAAAAAGAGACTATAGCTTGGCAATCAGTTCTCAATGTAAATTCTTCAGAAAGATATTACAAACaacttaaatttttctaaagctTTTACTACTACCattatttctatatctgtaCTAGATATATTTGTATGATATGTTCCACTAtcatatatactcactttttcttcttttattaaaCTTTCTTTAGTTGttctaaatttcaaaatagCTCCCTCATCCTCCAATTCTTCCATTTAATTCTATAATTAAATAAGCATTAGAAGGCGGTAATTCTAAGGGCTTTAATTTCCTTACAACATTTTTTATTCTCTGAACTAATTTAATGTCTTCATTATTAAACTTTCTTTCTCCAGGctgtttagttttattataaaGAGGTCCAGCTAATTGACTTAAATTTGGAATAAAAtttcttgcataatttaattttccaaGAAAGATTGGATTTTCTTAAATTATCTAATTTATCAGGCATTTCCATTATGCTTGttgaaatatgattttgtaATTCAATTTGTCCTTGTCCTATTATTATTCCTAAGAATTCAATTTTTCTACAacctattttcattttcttttctgagaGTACTAAACCATTTTCTTTACATTCTTGAAAGAAAATTAGTAAATGTTCTACATGATCTTTTAATGTTTTACTAAAAATCAAGATATCATCTATGTAAGTGactataaatttataatttctaaaaatattatctatttttctttgaaagatCTGCGGTgcattttttaaaccaaaaggcatTACTTTCCATGCATAGTGCCCATTATGTGTTATGAAGGCAGTCCATTTTCAACTATCTTCTGCTAATTTTACTTACCAAAATCcactttttaaatcaaaatttgctATAGAGataagtatttttaattttattaatcaatgATTCTTAATTTGGTAATGGATATCTATTTCTTcagtattattatttaatcttttataattaaaaaccattctactttttcctctaattatttcactatgtttatttactataaaaGCTCTAGTTCTATCTGGACTTTGAGtttcttgaattatttttaattgtaatagctctttaatatgtatatcaaattcttgttgtCCATAAGGTGTAGCTTTCATTACAAAACATGTAATTctaatatttggatttattatttctaacaaacattcttcttttgttctatctatattttaaataggATTTTCCCCTATTGTACCATCTTTTCTTAACTCTTCTATAATAGGTCATAATTTTCTTTAGCGGTTCTAACTGGTTAAGTTCTATTCgtaatttattatattcttcattttcttgacatattatttctttaactAATGGGGATGTTTGAATTAAatcatatttcttaaaaatGGTTACTATATCACCTTGAACTATTAACCTTCCTGATTGACATTTAAAGAAATTcattcataaaatatatttaatagtttCATTTTTCTCTAAAAGGTTTTATCCATGTTAAAggcaatttatatttttgggaatTTATTCCTATAATAAAATCtattgatttttctattaataatatttgattttcaaaaGCATCTTTTACTAAGGATTTTTGTAACACTTCTTCTTTGTATTCTTTGGAGACTATTTCAGATGCAATATAACCCCTACTAGCTCCAATATCTATTATTCCACTAATAGGTAATTTAGATCCATCAAGAAATTCAATGATCACTCTTCAAGCTCAGTGAGCTAAGAGTTAAAGAGTGGAGATAAAGAGTTAAAAAGTGCAGATGAGGAAGCTGAAAGAGAAGTGGAGAAGTGTTTACAGAAAAGAGAGTTTTATTGCAAGCTCAAGCCAAGTATATCACAAAAGAGGATGCTTCCTTCCTTATATATAGGGGAAGAACCCTTACATGGGTAATCAAATACCTGTGCTATACACAATAATATTCTAAATTGTACCAGCATTATGCTAGTACTTTCAAACAGTACAAAAGCACATAATAACAAGGCACACTAATAAGATGGTGTATGTACAAACAAATGCTCCCTAGGGCTACATCATGTAGATGTTGATTCCTTCTTTAATCTTCCATTAAGTTAATGAGATTCCTTattgtttcttcatcatcaaagtgatgtatatagaaaaattattttgtaaatcaAGATTAACCTCACCAAAATGAGATTCCATGTGTTCCATCATAGAGCTGCCTTCAAGAAGATGATAAGTTGAAAAGTGGTCTCCAAAGGTGCGCTTGTTGTACCATGCTCCTATTTTCTTGAGGTGTTCTGTTGTTCCTAGAAAGAAAGATAGAGTGTTGCTGAAAGGAAGTTCAAGTGgagtaaattttcaaataataaagatCTTCATGGTTCTATCTTCCATTACAAGTGGTAGAGTAACAAGAAACTTTGAAAGTCCTCCATAGCTGCACATGTTCAACAACATCTTCAGGTTGTATAGTGAACTCTATCAAAATTTCTTGGACAATTTTTGGAGTGATCTGAACTTGATAAGGATAACTTcgataaattaaacaaatttcaaTATAATGTCTTGCTTCATCAGAGCAACCAATCTCATATCCTGATGGGATAAATTCGAAACTTAGATTGATAAAAGCTCGAactttcattttattgaataatttgTGAATCACCCTTCTGAGTTTCAGATTTTTTGTAAACaattttgcttgtttttctttagtGATGGTGACTCTTGAAAGAAAACCATATTCTGAcatattttccaataaaaatactttcctTCAATTTCCTAGTCTTCCCATAATGATAGATCATGTGAGATTGTGATGACCACAAAGCCTTTTTAACAGCAACAAGCTTGATGTCGACGAGACTCTTCTTTATAGGACATGCCAATGATAGTAAATCCTAGAACAAATTCTCCTTTTGATGCAATTTTTCTTAGCACTATTTGAGCCTGaataaaatctttatattttgattgtaTAACCTTTTGATGGACTATCTTTTGGACTTCATATAGCTGAGGTGGAAAACTTGCCAATTGTTCTTCTCTTATGTTTTGCACTCTCAATGTGTATGCCACATTCCAATCAACCACACATCCCAAGAAGCACAAAATTTCACACAAGTGAAACATGAGCAACcaataaaatagtaaaagacaaagataaaatacaataaagtaAAGACTGAAATATAAGTACTAAAAGATAAGCATCAATTTAGCAAGGGACTCCTCTTGCTAActgcaaaaataaacatatccaaaaaataaaagcaagtacaaaaataaagataaaaggTAGAGCAGTTGATGACTCATAATCGTGGCTCTCGATCTCAAACTCGGAGTCACCTAGGTCATCAGTGTCAACCCCTACATGCCGTGGTGGACCAGCTGGTGAAAATGGTGGGGTGACAGCTGAATGACGAGGTGGTCGGCTATCCTCATCACACTCCTACTCAACCAACGCCAGAAATGAGGAGCACTAGTTGATGGCATAACATGGCTAGAGGAGGCTCGGGTTGGAAGTGTCCTGGGCCATCGTTAAGCAGGTAGTGGAGATGGAGAATCTGGGGCAGATGTAGTAGAAGTAGTGTTGGTGATGCGATACTCAGTCCAGCAGGCATTGCAGGTGGCCCAAAGCATCCCCATCTACTTGAGGGTCTCAATCGTGATGGGGGGCGCAGCCGCCCACAATCCTCATCTGGTGGGTCCCCTCAAGAAGGCCATTCCTCGGACAAGCCAGGTAATGTACCGACCCACAAAGAAGATGCCTACCCTCAGGTCGGTCCCCTGTTGGTGGATGGAGAGGGCTACCTAGCTCATGCCCCAAGTGGAGGTGGAACCCGTCCACCATGCTGAGAAAGAAGTCAAAGTCATGCCGGTTGACGACCCCTGTGTTATCTCCACATCTTGTCAGAGTGTGGCTTAGGATAGAATGAGTATACTTGAGGGCGGGATACCCGAGGGAAGTGTCTCCGATCAtaaatgctaaaagacaagctaaaAACATAAAGGAGGTATGTAAAAtgtctatatgaaatgcactcatcaattgCTTGAAAAAGATCTGAAATGGAGTATTATTTGTATCAAAGGAGATGAACGCATCAAGTTCGTCAAGATTTAATTCAAAGCATGGTATTTGAACTAGAGATTGATATGGAGGTTGAGACAGAAATGGCTAAGAAAAACTAATGACAAAGGATATTACCAGATTACGCTAGGCCATGAATGTTAAGTGTACAATCAAGTATAGTGTGGCCAACAATATAAGTAAATGACTTTGAACTCAAGCCATAGTAAGTGAAAATGGTGCAACTATTAGCAACCTTCAATACCTTTCCCTCTTCTACACCCTTCCATTACGAGAACTTCCACCTTTTTTGTGGGGCTATCTATGAATCATCTAAGGATATGTTCATGCTATTTTAATTGATTCTCCCTTAACTTATTCGTGATAGAAGCCacataattaaaacaaacaagtttttatttaaaatatcaaataaataattgtgtTACCGTTTTATAGTGGCTCCAACcttgtttttttgaaaacacAAAGAATCAAAAAAGCATAACTAGAACCAAAGTTTAAACATGCACTTGTTCCTTTACCTCTTAGGTTCATCGCCATATGATCATCACTcacaaaataagaagaaaatagagTCCatcttaattaaaacaaaaacactatAATATCATTTCTCTAGACTTGATAGTGGATTATATATAAGGacaaaaatctatataaataacaaaatgtaaaatCAAATTACAATGAGACAAGATACgactaaaaacaaatatatgagAAGCATTTGTAAGTTCTAACAAATCATCATTAACGCGCACCAGCTAGCTCTTATCACTCCATGTTCTGCACACACTTGTACAAGCACACAACGTATGCTTTGGAATGTTATGTAGATGATAGAATTCTTTAATCTATAGtgatttttctattgtttgtaTATGCACTTTTTTATGGAAAAGATGTCCAAGATTCACACGGCAAGTAACTCTGGATCAAGATTGGCCACATGGCTGCTTGCTTTCACTTAGAATGTTCACAAAGTTTCTAAGAACTTTCATGCTGCTCATTAATAGTTTATGCATCTTAATCATACCAGATCATCACCACAAATTAAGTACCAACGTGACAATTAGTTgtaccaaaatatacaaataagacAAATATCTTTCAAAAGGTTCTCATtcaataatttaatgttttgtgGAAACCCACTCACACCAGTTTCAACTACCCTTCATATATATAAGTGTCCGTCAGCCTTAAAAACCTAACAAATCAAACAACCCTCTTTACATACCCCTCCACCCCCAAACTCATTGGAAATCTATCCAAACCCCTAAAGGAAGTCATGGTTCCAGCTGAGTCCCCATGCTCACAACCAAAAATTATCTTCATGCCATTAATCATAGCTCTATGTATCATTGTATCAGTAGTTCTAGCTCttctagcacttcactctatgaTCATAAAACTCTGCATGGGAGAACACCATGAGGTATCTCAAGAGTTCAGAGGAGTTAACAAGAAGGTATTAGAGGCCATTCAAGTCTATGCTTACACTAAGAATGAAGATGAGCCTTTGGACTGTTCAGTGTGTTTGGGAGAGCTTGAAGAAGGAGAATCAGTGAGAGCTTTGCCAAACTGTGGCCATGTCTTCCATGCTTATTGCATTGATTCATGGTTAGTTCAACATTCAACTTGTCCTTTATGTAGGCGTGGAATAGTCATTGTTGAGCCTTTGATTGTGCACGGGGAACATCATGGTGAGTCAAGTGATGATGGTAGTGTTGTTCATGATTTTTCCTTTGCTATGGTGAGGGAGAAGTTGATGTTGAAAGGAGCATTACTTATGAGTTTTTTagctttgttttcttcttatgGTGTTGAGGAGAGGAGTGACTCTTCATTTTCTAATaatgtttgatttattatttgtaaaattatatattgtttaattgtgtgtgtgtgtgtatatatcatAGTGTTGGCTATTATATCTAGAGATGTATATATGGAAAAAGAATTATGAAGTAGTCGAGATCAATGGAAAGATTTTTaacttaatattaaataagaatagctgaaaataattaaagaatgtGCATATTGTACACTTTGAAACCTTCTGATGTtactgaaataatttttaaagaaatttagaaaatatatcaaaataattacaaatataattttttttttttagcatatttttcattgatgttTTCACTTATACGAGCTAGACTCCAAACATCTCATTGCTAATATAATCTCAATAAgcttcatattttaaataatctaattttttttttttgtttgacaaATGGTGACAAGCGTCATGCGATAAGCGGGTGTCAAAAGAATAAATAGATAAGGTGGTGCATCAATTATAATGGCTTAACGATCCCCTATAAATTTACCATTTGAGGTGGACTAACATGCCGAGCAATTAGGGTTTGTCATGTGAGCCCAAGACGATATATCAAAGATAGCAACCCCACAATGATAAATCCCCTTATTTTGCAACTCTAGAGAGGTGAAGAATACAACTCCTCCTACAGTGACCCGATGAACATTGGTGAATAGTACTGATATagtatttcaacattaaatctatagtattttgcatagtactatatataatattatggcACAAAAGATTCGACTTTACACCACTCACCCACTATTCAAAGTGGCAATATCTAtaagtaaattataaaaaattttaaaatatatgagttcAGTTTATATTTGAGTTCAGTTTATATGGAACCCATGTTTGAAACACTAGCTTTTTTCCTACTCTAAGTTAGAATGAAGCCAAAGTTTCAAACACTggtttcttttataaaaaaagaaaaattaaaattaaaaacttgaataagtTAGGTAATGACTACGCATAACTAGGACTTTTGTAATGTTTTATGTATAATGTTGTGGTTTAGGTGGCATTCTTCTAAAACTCTCTGAACTTGTAGAATAGTTGGGTGCAAGTTTTGTTATGATTGCAAGATGgtgattatttgtttttctccttCGGTTTTTCCATTGTAGATGTTCATTATAGTATATGGTATTATAGGATTAGATTTGCATTGTTACTAAAGCAACCAATGCTATTTTTTTCTGTAGCTATTTACAATAGACAAGTCATTATAGCATTGGATCCTTCTGTTTTGTTGCAGCATTAGGAGTGGTCGTTTGTTGATTTTGTCTAGAATGAGGAATGGAGTTTAGTTTGAAGTGAAAGGCCTAGTCTGAAATGAAGTGTAAAGAAGAAGTTGGTCCTTGGAGTAAAGGAGAAGACTGAGAGCTTTTTGAGGAGTTGCTACCAGTCACCTAGGATTTGGAACCATCGAAACTGGCAATCATCATCAAAGGTAAGACCACCTCCCAATTGGTTTTTGGGCACCTTGGTTAGACGTGCTAGCATGAAAATGGTAATGATGTTGTTAAATTATCTGATTGATGTGTGTATTCCGCAAATGCACTGGTTGTATAAAGTAATAATAGTGTGCAATGATGCAAGGTTTGTCAATCCATGAGGACAAGAAGTACTAGTATTAACTATTTGTTTATCACTTTGCTGGATAGAAGTAATGAtgataaacaaaacaacaataataaaaagctATAACAAATGCCGTGAAATTGCAAGAACACAATCAAGCATGGAAGGAAGATATCTGGATAAGCAAAGCCCCTAGCATATTTAGTGAAGTGCTAGACTACGATATTAGACTGTAATTGAGTCAGTTGGACTGCAATTGTTCATAAATCATGTTTATCCCTTTCTCAAGGCAGTAAACAACTAACCAGACATAGTTGGAATCTCTTCCCTACCTAGTTAGGCACAATATGTTGCATGAACACTCTATGAATCCCGTAAAAAGAATTAACATGAACTTCCTAAATCACACTAATCCCTTTTTCAAAGTGATTAGTAACTAATCCCTTACCAAGCTAGgtaggaatctcttctttacctAGATCCAATATGATCGCATGACACTCAATGAATTCTGGAGGTATGGTAACCTACTCAGGAGAATTGAAATAACTCAACCCTCAACCTCTAAGTTAATCTTAATCCCTTCAATTCTAGTATATGTATAGTGATTTCTAAATCCCCTATACATGTATCAAGCATGAAATCGAGATCTTTCTATATGGAAATCATGTCATTAAAATACACGATTGAatcacaattaaaataaattcaaataaatagtCGATATCCGATATTCAATATAAGATTACATCCTGGAGCTCATTAATGTTTGAATATCTTAACTGGTTTTGCTcctcatataaataaaaatgagaaacaataaaaaaggaATACAAATGacatcaaaaacataataaagaaaacCCGCTTGTGCTCAATGATCCTTCCCCCAACTATATTGCCAatatcttcttcaataaacCGCCAAGGACCTCTCCTCTATAGCATCATCCCCAATTCTCAATGAAGAATATCTAAACTTCATTCAAAGAGATGTTGAAAAAGCTCTAACACCAGTCCcaaaaatcctaacaaaaatGATGATAGAAGGCTGGAGAAAAGCCTAAAGAAGCCCCCTTTTATCATTTAGGtgtcaagcaaatacatggGGAAGGCATGAGGGCATGCATTAGACCATGTAATCCCCATTGGGTCAAATCCCTTGAAAGTCCTAGGATTACAAGGCCTTGACTCTCAATTGCATGAGGCCATGTGAATTTCACATGGGGCTCATGTGAAAAGTACATGAGGGTGAACACTGGGTTATGTTACTGCTTTGAAATATACTATGAATTTCCCAAGAGTCAGATGGCCTAGTATATAGAGCCATATGGACCCTATTTAGTCCTTAGGTTAATCTAAAACCATGGGGGTGAGTGATGTGTTTTAAGAACTAATTACACTGGGTCATGTGAACCCTATGTAATCCTTTAGAACTTCATTTTCTAGTTGATTTTCACCATTATTTGCTCCCTTTTTACTCTTTTTGCCTTGAGCTCATGATTTACAGCTTGCACACAAACATGAGGTGAATTAAATACCAATTAACAcaaatttatagaaaaagaCAAGCTAAGTGCATTGATTTGTAATGGAAAAGTTTATACATTAAAGCAGTTATTATCACACCCAGAATCACAGTTACGCACGGGAAGTGTACAAACCCAACATGAAACAACACACAAGTAGCTACCTAGCTCAAGGAAATGCCATACACCCTACTAATCctgagaaaggaaaaaaaagaatagtgATGAGTAATGATATTGCATAGTGAATGAATAAGCcacataatttaaatataatcaaaatgaaACTAATGAGTATGATTAATTTCATAGCCAATAAACTTGCAGCTTAAAATCAAGTATAGTCACTATCAAATGCAAAAATAGATTAAGAAAAGATAATCATTTTGAGAATGCATATTTCACCAACAAATCATTCTTTTGAAAACTCATCAGCTAGCCTCAAAGAATGTTCAAAGTTAGTTTTAAGTGTAACAAAATCAATTAGATAGCCCTTCTTGGCATTAGCCTCTAAGAACCTTGTATGGTGACCCCGAGTGTCTCCGTCAGTATTTGTCCCATTCAGGCTTTCTACGTGCCTCTTGATATGGGTAATATAATGGTCAACCACACTGCCTCTACAGACCAGCCATGGGTATCTCCATTGCAGTGAATCGCATAAAGCATGCCGCCATCATATCACATGAAAGCCTTTTCGCAACATTGGCATAACAGAGCACAAGATTTTCTCTTCATAAGAGGTACCACATTTTTAAGAATATAACATTTCCTTTCACAAAGAAGAATAAGTTCCAAAGAAGAGTAAGGATCAAACAAACATGAGTTAGTTAACCTCAAGATTGGAATCAAATTCCAATGCCATGCACAAGTGTAAATACtcctattatttattatttaaatcctaCTCGATTATGTTTTTCGACAACACAAATTCACTCACAAATGAAATCCAAAATGTATC
This window encodes:
- the LOC120264016 gene encoding RING-H2 finger protein ATL52-like, whose product is MVPAESPCSQPKIIFMPLIIALCIIVSVVLALLALHSMIIKLCMGEHHEVSQEFRGVNKKVLEAIQVYAYTKNEDEPLDCSVCLGELEEGESVRALPNCGHVFHAYCIDSWLVQHSTCPLCRRGIVIVEPLIVHGEHHGESSDDGSVVHDFSFAMVREKLMLKGALLMSFLALFSSYGVEERSDSSFSNNV